In the genome of Arachis hypogaea cultivar Tifrunner chromosome 9, arahy.Tifrunner.gnm2.J5K5, whole genome shotgun sequence, the window CGTTAATAACTACTAACATTTAGATGATTAATATGAGGAAGAATTAGAATTTCATACCTTCAAAATAGAAGATCCATCAAATTTAGTACTATATTCTTCAGGGACCTTGAATGAAGCcagattatattattataaacaaGAATTAGAAAGCATTGATGGCATGGATAATTAAATAGAAAGGTATGTTTGCTTAATTAGCTTACAGGGTAATAATGGGAAAGTGAAGGCTTGAAAGAGTGCATAGTGGTATTAGTATGTGAGAACACGCGAGTGGCACGTGCCTGGGCCTGGAGTCGCACCAATGTTTGCATGCGCCTTAGCATATCTGCGGTTTGCTTTCTCACGATGTGGCCTCTAACCAATGCTTGCAACTTCACCAATGCTTTTAGCGCTCTCAATGCCCTCCTTGCCTTCAATATCATTACATTacattcctttttattagttGAAAGGTAGTGAAAGGTGAAAAGGATGCAACCCCTCCCCTGCTGTCTCTCTTTCTTTTCCTAATTCTTACATGCTAGTACTATGTATATGTTAGTGACCTTAACCACACTTATTCATTACTTCATTCACGTGAAACtttttaacataaattaaagtaaggtGAAAAGCACCTTTTAATTTTTTCCACAAAAGAATACGGTAATAATGTAATAGTTTCTTCTTCCCCTTATTAATTTGGCCGTCCAATGCAAATAAAAATGAGTTTGACCAGAAAACATACCATACAGATCCATTCAAAAAGCCAACCAATTAATAAGTGGTTAACAACTTGTTCATCACTCTCCTTAATGGCAAGGCAACCCTACCAACAAGCACTTACTTAGTAGCTTCGTTGGCGCAGGGCCACTGCTACTACAACCCCCCTTTTTCCTGAGCTTTGAGCTTGCTTTTTGGTGTAGAAATGGCTAGTCTTCTTTGCCTTCCTCCAAAGGTAACCATCATTTCATAAGTCACCAAAAAATGTGGGCCTTTTTTATATGCTAAATACTAGCATACCCACCCCTCACTTTCCACAATAAAGTTGATTCATGTTACCCACTatcaaattttactttttttagttTTACCCTCAAGCCATTCCCATTTCCCAACATAGCGTTTTGCTGATGAAATATGAATACTATTACTGCATCAATGTGGAATGAGCAATGAACAATGTAAAGCCAAAATAGAACATAAGGAGAGAGACAAGACAAGCGACCCATAACAATATTGAtacgaaaaaaagaagaaaatttcctAAAAGGACGAATTTACtgcacaaaataaaaagaatctctAATATGAAGGAAAATGTATGTTGTCAGCAGAAAACAGTAGTACTGAAAATGCAAAGGCCAGACAAAATACACGCTTTCCAGAATCGAAATTGGtttaataatacaatattattggAAGGGAATATGTCCACGGAACAGGTTGTTTTCACTTTCATGcgcaaattaaaatattttattattaaggaAAGAAAATAGTGCTAGTGAGTAGTGACTATCATCGTTGGAAATTAAGCATTACTTACTAAGTTGCGAAACAGTGAACAGAATGATTTATTGTTCTAGTAGTACTACAATTTTCACATACCAAGTAACCACGAAACGCCGATTGTATCTTAACGGCGGCGGAGGAAACGTTCGGCCTGCTGGTAGTGGTGGGAGTAGTTGGGGGAGCTCCGGCACTGGTGAGGCGAACAACCTCGGCGGCGGCGTGGGCGGCTGCGAGAGCGGCCTCTGCAACGGCTGCAGTGGCGGCTGCAACGGCGATGGCATGCTTGTTGGCGTCTAAGGATGAGGAGGAGGGGTCATAGTGGTGGTTGAGGGCGGAGGAGGGGGGTTGTGGTTGCGGAGGGTGTTTGgcgaagctccatcttctcttgGGCGGTTTGGAGGCAGGGGTTTGTGTGGTGGGTTTCTTTTTGGCGCCAAAAAGTCGGCGGAAGAAGCCCATGATACGGTGTCAAGTCATGATGGAGAAAGGATTATGTGGTTTATTTGATTTTGGGTTCAAATGAAGtaatccaagaagaagaagaagaagaagaaatgagtgAGAGAAAGTAAGAGAGATAAAGACACTTATAGAATGAACACCTCAACTCAACTCAACTcaacattaaatattaaaaaatgttaaaattaactatcaatgaatttatatctatatttaatatagtttaatttatttttaacatgtatttatatttaaatatatattttatactaataattaattttaatgattgattttagtatatacgtAATAATCAATACATATATATACTACGTCTACGTGTATTTACTATTTTGCTCATTTGGATTTCGATTTAGGTAGATACTATACgaaaattttataattgttttcgtaggaaaatatttctttttaactttttgaTGATAAATTatatggttagattttgatatttataaaagtgttgtcTTTATTTAAAATGTAGCTAAATA includes:
- the LOC112711676 gene encoding protein IQ-DOMAIN 23 — protein: MGFFRRLFGAKKKPTTQTPASKPPKRRWSFAKHPPQPQPPSSALNHHYDPSSSSLDANKHAIAVAAATAAVAEAALAAAHAAAEVVRLTSAGAPPTTPTTTSRPNVSSAAVKIQSAFRGYLARRALRALKALVKLQALVRGHIVRKQTADMLRRMQTLVRLQAQARATRVFSHTNTTMHSFKPSLSHYYPVPEEYSTKFDGSSILKRCSSNANFRNSEWERGARFGSSWLERWTKERENRDDDEEKMSDKILEVDTWKPPLRSMKGKEEVCSRTADNSPQTLLSSSSSRRQGGPFTPTRSECSFHGYAGHPNYMSNTHSSRAKVRSQSAPRQRLDYDRYGYACSNNTLLHYHSHLRSKVSSSRFNRIGVTNLR